Proteins from a genomic interval of Ovis aries strain OAR_USU_Benz2616 breed Rambouillet chromosome 25, ARS-UI_Ramb_v3.0, whole genome shotgun sequence:
- the RUFY2 gene encoding RUN and FYVE domain-containing protein 2 isoform X6: MAKVSRSDGLQGASTGPAGVPLQGRGNSRGRAMTFQVWGWRREASPVLAWVPDAEGGRGTAMRRRTPATKDPTAVERANLLNMAKLSIKGLIESALSFGRTLDSDYPPLQQFFVVMEHCLKHGLKVRKSFLSYNKTIWGPLELVEKLYPEAEEIGASVRDLPGLKTPLGRARAWLRLALMQKKMADYLRCLIIQRDLLSEFYEYHALMMEEEGAVIVGLLVGLNVIDANLCVKGEDLDSQVGVIDFSMYLKNEEDIGNKERNVQIAAILDQKNYVEELNRQLNSTVSSLHSRVDSLEKSNTKLIEELAIAKNNIIKLQEENHQLRSENKLILMKTQQHLEVTKVDVETELQTYKHSRQGLDEMYNEARRQLRDESQLRQDVENELAVQVSMKHEIELAMKLLEKDIHEKQDTLIGLRQQLEEVKAINIETYQKLQGSEDGLKEKNEIIARLEEKTSKITAAMRQLEQSSSLSFTQS, encoded by the exons ATGGCCAAGGTTTCGCGGTCCGACGGCTTACAGGGAGCCAGCACAGGGCCGGCCGGGGTGCCGCTCCAGGGTCGGGGGAACAGTCGGGGACGGGCGATGACTTTTCAGGTTTGGGGGTGGCGGAGGGAAGCGTCTCCTGTTTTGGCCTGGGTTCCGGACGCCGAGGGCGGGAGAGGGACAGCGATGCGGCGCAGGACCCCGG CTACAAAAGACCCCACAGCTGTAGAGAGAGCAAACTTGTTAAACATGGCTAAACTCAGTATCAAAGGACTCATTGAATCTGCTCTAAGCTTTGGCCGCACTTTGGATTCTGATTATCCCCCCTTGCAGCAGTTCTTCGTTGTTATGGAACATTGTCTGAAACATGGTCTTAAAG tgagaaaatcATTTCTAAGTTATAACAAAACTATCTGGGGCCCTTTGGAACTGGTGGAGAAGCTATACCCAGAAGCAGAGGAAATAGGAGCTAGTGTCCGGGATTTACCTGGTCTTAA GACCCCCCTCGGTCGTGCAAGAGCATGGCTTCGACTAGCCCTCATGCAGAAAAAAATGGCTGATTACCTGCGTTGCTTAATTATTCAAAGGGATCTCTTGAG tgaATTCTATGAGTATCATGCACTAATGATGGAAGAAGAGGGAGCAGTAATTGTCGGGCTGCTGGTTGGCCTGAATGTGATAGATGCTAATCTGTGTGTAAAGGGAGAAGATTTAGATTCACAA GTTGGAGTGATTGATTTTTCAATGTATTTAAAGAATGAAGAGGATATTGGAAATAAAGAAAG GAATGTTCAAATTGCTGCAATATTAGACCAGAAGAATTATGTTGAAGAATTAAATAGACAACTGAA CAGCACAGTCAGCAGTCTCCATTCAAGagttgactcgttagaaaagTCAAATACTAAGCTGATTGAAGAG ttagcAATAGCAAAGAATAATATCATTAAACTCCAAGAAGAAAATCATCAATTACGAAgtgaaaataaattgattttaatgAAAACACAGCAGCACCTAGAG GTTACCAAagtagatgtggaaactgagctTCAAACATATAAGCATTCCAGGCAAGGGCTAGATGAAATGTATAATGAAGCCAGAAGGCAGCTTCGAGATGAATCTCAGTTAAGACAA GATGTGGAGAATGAGCTGGCAGTACAAGTTAGTATGAAACATGAGATTGAACTTGCCATGAAGTTGTTGGAGAAAGATATCCATGAGAAACAAGATACTCTGATAGGCCTTCGACAACAACTGGAGGAGGTTAAAGCAATTAACATAGAAACGTATCAGAAGTTGCAG GGTTCTGAAGAtggtttgaaagaaaaaaatgaaataattgccCGACTAGAAGAGAAAACCAGTAAaattactgcagccatgagacAGCTGGAACAAAG
- the RUFY2 gene encoding RUN and FYVE domain-containing protein 2 isoform X5 has translation MAKVSRSDGLQGASTGPAGVPLQGRGNSRGRAMTFQVWGWRREASPVLAWVPDAEGGRGTAMRRRTPATKDPTAVERANLLNMAKLSIKGLIESALSFGRTLDSDYPPLQQFFVVMEHCLKHGLKVRKSFLSYNKTIWGPLELVEKLYPEAEEIGASVRDLPGLKTPLGRARAWLRLALMQKKMADYLRCLIIQRDLLSEFYEYHALMMEEEGAVIVGLLVGLNVIDANLCVKGEDLDSQVGVIDFSMYLKNEEDIGNKERNVQIAAILDQKNYVEELNRQLNSTVSSLHSRVDSLEKSNTKLIEELAIAKNNIIKLQEENHQLRSENKLILMKTQQHLEVTKVDVETELQTYKHSRQGLDEMYNEARRQLRDESQLRQDVENELAVQVSMKHEIELAMKLLEKDIHEKQDTLIGLRQQLEEVKAINIETYQKLQGSEDGLKEKNEIIARLEEKTSKITAAMRQLEQSDNDLLTQTRTIAMSLVKCASSDTQDQYKLVKDISF, from the exons ATGGCCAAGGTTTCGCGGTCCGACGGCTTACAGGGAGCCAGCACAGGGCCGGCCGGGGTGCCGCTCCAGGGTCGGGGGAACAGTCGGGGACGGGCGATGACTTTTCAGGTTTGGGGGTGGCGGAGGGAAGCGTCTCCTGTTTTGGCCTGGGTTCCGGACGCCGAGGGCGGGAGAGGGACAGCGATGCGGCGCAGGACCCCGG CTACAAAAGACCCCACAGCTGTAGAGAGAGCAAACTTGTTAAACATGGCTAAACTCAGTATCAAAGGACTCATTGAATCTGCTCTAAGCTTTGGCCGCACTTTGGATTCTGATTATCCCCCCTTGCAGCAGTTCTTCGTTGTTATGGAACATTGTCTGAAACATGGTCTTAAAG tgagaaaatcATTTCTAAGTTATAACAAAACTATCTGGGGCCCTTTGGAACTGGTGGAGAAGCTATACCCAGAAGCAGAGGAAATAGGAGCTAGTGTCCGGGATTTACCTGGTCTTAA GACCCCCCTCGGTCGTGCAAGAGCATGGCTTCGACTAGCCCTCATGCAGAAAAAAATGGCTGATTACCTGCGTTGCTTAATTATTCAAAGGGATCTCTTGAG tgaATTCTATGAGTATCATGCACTAATGATGGAAGAAGAGGGAGCAGTAATTGTCGGGCTGCTGGTTGGCCTGAATGTGATAGATGCTAATCTGTGTGTAAAGGGAGAAGATTTAGATTCACAA GTTGGAGTGATTGATTTTTCAATGTATTTAAAGAATGAAGAGGATATTGGAAATAAAGAAAG GAATGTTCAAATTGCTGCAATATTAGACCAGAAGAATTATGTTGAAGAATTAAATAGACAACTGAA CAGCACAGTCAGCAGTCTCCATTCAAGagttgactcgttagaaaagTCAAATACTAAGCTGATTGAAGAG ttagcAATAGCAAAGAATAATATCATTAAACTCCAAGAAGAAAATCATCAATTACGAAgtgaaaataaattgattttaatgAAAACACAGCAGCACCTAGAG GTTACCAAagtagatgtggaaactgagctTCAAACATATAAGCATTCCAGGCAAGGGCTAGATGAAATGTATAATGAAGCCAGAAGGCAGCTTCGAGATGAATCTCAGTTAAGACAA GATGTGGAGAATGAGCTGGCAGTACAAGTTAGTATGAAACATGAGATTGAACTTGCCATGAAGTTGTTGGAGAAAGATATCCATGAGAAACAAGATACTCTGATAGGCCTTCGACAACAACTGGAGGAGGTTAAAGCAATTAACATAGAAACGTATCAGAAGTTGCAG GGTTCTGAAGAtggtttgaaagaaaaaaatgaaataattgccCGACTAGAAGAGAAAACCAGTAAaattactgcagccatgagacAGCTGGAACAAAG TGACAATGATTTGTTAACTCAAACTAGAACAATTGCAATGTCATTGGTGAAATGTGCCAGCAGTGACACTCAGGACCAGTATAAGCTGGTCAAAGATATATCTTTCTGA
- the RUFY2 gene encoding RUN and FYVE domain-containing protein 2 isoform X7, giving the protein MATKDPTAVERANLLNMAKLSIKGLIESALSFGRTLDSDYPPLQQFFVVMEHCLKHGLKVRKSFLSYNKTIWGPLELVEKLYPEAEEIGASVRDLPGLKTPLGRARAWLRLALMQKKMADYLRCLIIQRDLLSEFYEYHALMMEEEGAVIVGLLVGLNVIDANLCVKGEDLDSQVGVIDFSMYLKNEEDIGNKERNVQIAAILDQKNYVEELNRQLNSTVSSLHSRVDSLEKSNTKLIEELAIAKNNIIKLQEENHQLRSENKLILMKTQQHLEVTKVDVETELQTYKHSRQGLDEMYNEARRQLRDESQLRQDVENELAVQVSMKHEIELAMKLLEKDIHEKQDTLIGLRQQLEEVKAINIETYQKLQGSEDGLKEKNEIIARLEEKTSKITAAMRQLEQSDNDLLTQTRTIAMSLVKCASSDTQDQYKLVKDISF; this is encoded by the exons ATGG CTACAAAAGACCCCACAGCTGTAGAGAGAGCAAACTTGTTAAACATGGCTAAACTCAGTATCAAAGGACTCATTGAATCTGCTCTAAGCTTTGGCCGCACTTTGGATTCTGATTATCCCCCCTTGCAGCAGTTCTTCGTTGTTATGGAACATTGTCTGAAACATGGTCTTAAAG tgagaaaatcATTTCTAAGTTATAACAAAACTATCTGGGGCCCTTTGGAACTGGTGGAGAAGCTATACCCAGAAGCAGAGGAAATAGGAGCTAGTGTCCGGGATTTACCTGGTCTTAA GACCCCCCTCGGTCGTGCAAGAGCATGGCTTCGACTAGCCCTCATGCAGAAAAAAATGGCTGATTACCTGCGTTGCTTAATTATTCAAAGGGATCTCTTGAG tgaATTCTATGAGTATCATGCACTAATGATGGAAGAAGAGGGAGCAGTAATTGTCGGGCTGCTGGTTGGCCTGAATGTGATAGATGCTAATCTGTGTGTAAAGGGAGAAGATTTAGATTCACAA GTTGGAGTGATTGATTTTTCAATGTATTTAAAGAATGAAGAGGATATTGGAAATAAAGAAAG GAATGTTCAAATTGCTGCAATATTAGACCAGAAGAATTATGTTGAAGAATTAAATAGACAACTGAA CAGCACAGTCAGCAGTCTCCATTCAAGagttgactcgttagaaaagTCAAATACTAAGCTGATTGAAGAG ttagcAATAGCAAAGAATAATATCATTAAACTCCAAGAAGAAAATCATCAATTACGAAgtgaaaataaattgattttaatgAAAACACAGCAGCACCTAGAG GTTACCAAagtagatgtggaaactgagctTCAAACATATAAGCATTCCAGGCAAGGGCTAGATGAAATGTATAATGAAGCCAGAAGGCAGCTTCGAGATGAATCTCAGTTAAGACAA GATGTGGAGAATGAGCTGGCAGTACAAGTTAGTATGAAACATGAGATTGAACTTGCCATGAAGTTGTTGGAGAAAGATATCCATGAGAAACAAGATACTCTGATAGGCCTTCGACAACAACTGGAGGAGGTTAAAGCAATTAACATAGAAACGTATCAGAAGTTGCAG GGTTCTGAAGAtggtttgaaagaaaaaaatgaaataattgccCGACTAGAAGAGAAAACCAGTAAaattactgcagccatgagacAGCTGGAACAAAG TGACAATGATTTGTTAACTCAAACTAGAACAATTGCAATGTCATTGGTGAAATGTGCCAGCAGTGACACTCAGGACCAGTATAAGCTGGTCAAAGATATATCTTTCTGA
- the RUFY2 gene encoding RUN and FYVE domain-containing protein 2 isoform X8, which produces MATKDPTAVERANLLNMAKLSIKGLIESALSFGRTLDSDYPPLQQFFVVMEHCLKHGLKVRKSFLSYNKTIWGPLELVEKLYPEAEEIGASVRDLPGLKTPLGRARAWLRLALMQKKMADYLRCLIIQRDLLSEFYEYHALMMEEEGAVIVGLLVGLNVIDANLCVKGEDLDSQVGVIDFSMYLKNEEDIGNKERNVQIAAILDQKNYVEELNRQLNSTVSSLHSRVDSLEKSNTKLIEELAIAKNNIIKLQEENHQLRSENKLILMKTQQHLEVTKVDVETELQTYKHSRQGLDEMYNEARRQLRDESQLRQDVENELAVQVSMKHEIELAMKLLEKDIHEKQDTLIGLRQQLEEVKAINIETYQKLQGSEDGLKEKNEIIARLEEKTSKITAAMRQLEQSSSLSFTQS; this is translated from the exons ATGG CTACAAAAGACCCCACAGCTGTAGAGAGAGCAAACTTGTTAAACATGGCTAAACTCAGTATCAAAGGACTCATTGAATCTGCTCTAAGCTTTGGCCGCACTTTGGATTCTGATTATCCCCCCTTGCAGCAGTTCTTCGTTGTTATGGAACATTGTCTGAAACATGGTCTTAAAG tgagaaaatcATTTCTAAGTTATAACAAAACTATCTGGGGCCCTTTGGAACTGGTGGAGAAGCTATACCCAGAAGCAGAGGAAATAGGAGCTAGTGTCCGGGATTTACCTGGTCTTAA GACCCCCCTCGGTCGTGCAAGAGCATGGCTTCGACTAGCCCTCATGCAGAAAAAAATGGCTGATTACCTGCGTTGCTTAATTATTCAAAGGGATCTCTTGAG tgaATTCTATGAGTATCATGCACTAATGATGGAAGAAGAGGGAGCAGTAATTGTCGGGCTGCTGGTTGGCCTGAATGTGATAGATGCTAATCTGTGTGTAAAGGGAGAAGATTTAGATTCACAA GTTGGAGTGATTGATTTTTCAATGTATTTAAAGAATGAAGAGGATATTGGAAATAAAGAAAG GAATGTTCAAATTGCTGCAATATTAGACCAGAAGAATTATGTTGAAGAATTAAATAGACAACTGAA CAGCACAGTCAGCAGTCTCCATTCAAGagttgactcgttagaaaagTCAAATACTAAGCTGATTGAAGAG ttagcAATAGCAAAGAATAATATCATTAAACTCCAAGAAGAAAATCATCAATTACGAAgtgaaaataaattgattttaatgAAAACACAGCAGCACCTAGAG GTTACCAAagtagatgtggaaactgagctTCAAACATATAAGCATTCCAGGCAAGGGCTAGATGAAATGTATAATGAAGCCAGAAGGCAGCTTCGAGATGAATCTCAGTTAAGACAA GATGTGGAGAATGAGCTGGCAGTACAAGTTAGTATGAAACATGAGATTGAACTTGCCATGAAGTTGTTGGAGAAAGATATCCATGAGAAACAAGATACTCTGATAGGCCTTCGACAACAACTGGAGGAGGTTAAAGCAATTAACATAGAAACGTATCAGAAGTTGCAG GGTTCTGAAGAtggtttgaaagaaaaaaatgaaataattgccCGACTAGAAGAGAAAACCAGTAAaattactgcagccatgagacAGCTGGAACAAAG